In the Ursus arctos isolate Adak ecotype North America unplaced genomic scaffold, UrsArc2.0 scaffold_19, whole genome shotgun sequence genome, one interval contains:
- the B3GNT8 gene encoding UDP-GlcNAc:betaGal beta-1,3-N-acetylglucosaminyltransferase 8, producing the protein MRCPKCLLCLSALLTLLGLKVYIEWTSESRLSKAYQGPRDTPPGPTPASPEPTLPANLSARLGQSGPPPSAYWNQQQWQLGSLPSGDSAEAGDCRAWGAAAAAEIPDFESYPRGLRRFLLSAACRSFPPWRPVSGSGQVAGCSGTDVPYLLLAVKSEPGHFAERQAVRETWGSPAPGVRLLFLLGSPEGEAGPDLSSLVAWERRRYSDLLLWDFLDVPFNRTLKDLLLLTWLGHHCPGVSFVLQAPDDAFVRTPALLDHLRALPPGWARGLYLGEVFTQAKPLRKPRGPFYVPGSFFKGHYPAYASGGGYVIAGSLAPWLLRAATRVAPFPFDDVYTGLCFRALGLAPRDHKGFHTAWPADQTADPCTLRDLLLVQPLSPQNSIRLWKQLQDPQFQC; encoded by the coding sequence ATGCGCTGCCCCAAGTGCCTTCTCTGCTTGTCAGCGCTGCTCACGCTCTTGGGCCTCAAGGTGTACATCGAGTGGACGTCCGAGTCTCGGCTAAGCAAAGCCTACCAGGGACCCCGGGACACCCCACCAGGCCCCACACCCGCCAGCCCCGAGCCCACCCTGCCAGCTAACCTCTCCGCCCGTCTGGGCCAGAGCGGCCCACCGCCCTCAGCTTACTGGAACCAGCAGCAATGGCAGCTGGggtccctgcccagcggggacaGTGCTGAGGCAGGGGACTGCCGGGCTTGGGGGGCCGCCGCTGCCGCTGAAATACCAGACTTCGAGTCCTACCCTAGGGGCCTCCGCCGCTTCCTGCTGTCTGCAGCCTGCCGGAGCTTCCCACCGTGGCGGCCCGTGAGCGGCAGCGGCCAAGTGGCCGGCTGCTCTGGCACCGACGTCCCCTACCTGCTGCTGGCCGTCAAGTCGGAACCAGGGCACTTTGCCGAACGTCAGGCCGTGAGGGAGACGTGGGGCAGTCCCGCTCCCGGGGTCCGGCTGCTCTTCCTGCTGGGCTCACCGGAGGGGGAGGCGGGGCCTGACCTGAGCTCCCTGGTGGCCTGGGAGAGACGCCGCTACAGCGACCTGCTCCTCTGGGACTTCCTGGACGTCCCCTTCAATCGGACACTCAAGGACCTGCTGCTGCTGACCTGGCTGGGCCACCACTGCCCGGGTGTGAGCTTTGTCCTGCAAGCTCCGGACGATGCCTTCGTGCGCACGCCTGCCCTCCTGGACCACCTGCGAGCCCTGCCACCCGGCTGGGCCCGAGGCCTCTACCTGGGGGAGGTCTTTACCCAGGCCAAACCCCTCCGGAAGCCCAGAGGACCTTTCTATGTGCCCGGGTCCTTCTTTAAAGGTCACTACCCAGCCTACGCAAGCGGGGGTGGCTATGTCATCGCTgggagcctggccccctggctgCTGCGGGCAGCCACCCGtgtggctcccttccccttcgACGACGTCTACACTGGCCTATGCTTCCGTGCCCTGGGCCTGGCACCCAGGGATCACAAAGGCTTCCACACAGCTTGGCCAGCAGACCAAACGGCCGACCCCTGCACACTCCGGGACCTGCTGCTTGTGCAGCCCCTCAGCCCCCAGAACAGCATTCGGCTCTGGAAACAGCTGCAGGACCCCCAGTTCCAGTGCTGA
- the DMAC2 gene encoding distal membrane-arm assembly complex protein 2, producing MKAGGRGKLGGTRLHLVTPVWNLSTRGIRGLSRAVGPEGSQKKERSLLQFLADRFYDVQALREYLLRKQVLTVHQKNRPFTYIQERFGPHVAGVYFILKQGGAVKFQGKEWIRSNARGHFPLDFMTFQAVPVEAVDASGCAINYQGLDSVLALKELQSLWLQRCPHVDDWCLSRLHPLANSLQELSLAGCPRISERGLACLHHLQ from the exons ATGAAAGCTGGAGGAAGAGGCAAGCTCGGAGGGACT CGCCTGCACCTGGTAACGCCAGTATGGAACCTGAGTACCAGGGGTATCCGTGGCCTGAGCAGGGCGGTGGGCCCAGAGGGCAGTCAGAAGAAGGAGAGGTCGCTGCTCCAGTTCCTGGCTGACCGCTTCTATGACGTGCAGGCTCTCAGGGAGTACCTGCTCCGAAAGCAGGTGTTGACGGTGCACCAGAAAAATCG GCCCTTCACCTACATCCAGGAGCGCTTCGGGCCCCACGTCGCGGGTGTCTATTTCATCCTGAAGCAAGGAGGCGCGGTCAA GTTTCAGGGCAAGGAGTGGATCCGGTCAAATGCACGTGGCCACTTCCCTCTTGACTTCATGACATTCCAGGCGGTGCCTGTCGAGGCAGTGGACGCCAGCGGCTGTGCCATCAACTACCAAGGCCTGGACAGCGTCT TGGCCCTGAAGGAGCTCCAGTCCCTGTGGCTGCAGCGCTGTCCCCACGTGGATGACTGGTGTCTCAGCCGCCTCCATCCGCTGGCCAACTCGTTGCAGGAGCTCTCGCTGGCTGGTTGTCCCCGAATCTCTGAACGGGGCCTCGCCTGCCTGCACCACCTCCAGTGA
- the ERICH4 gene encoding glutamate-rich protein 4 codes for MELWRQLRQAGLVPPGLGPPPQALREVPPVGRAGQTLLSPGADTAGARESLVWIWEELGHLRQVDIQLLGQLCSLGLEMGALREELVTFLEEEEEPEEKEEEGHLAVSCSAPHHHLADFFEMTI; via the exons ATGGAGCTCTGGAGGCAACTGAGGCAGGCGGGACTGGTGCCCCCGGGGCTGGGCCCCCCTCCGCAGGCCCTGAGGGAGGTCCCCCCAGTGGGGAGAGCTGGCCAGACACTCTTGTCCCCAGGGGCAGACACTGCAGGTGCCAGGGAGAGTCTGGTGTGGATCTGGGAGGAGCTG GGGCACCTCCGCCAAGTGGACATCCAGCTGCTGGGCCAGCTGTGCAGtctggggctggagatggggGCGCTGCGGGAGGAACTGGTcaccttcctggaggaggaggaggagcctgaggagaaggaggaggagggacaccTGGCGGTCTCCTGCTCAGCCCCACACCACCACCTGGCTGACTTCTTCGAGATGACGATCTGA